Genomic DNA from Acipenser ruthenus chromosome 41, fAciRut3.2 maternal haplotype, whole genome shotgun sequence:
cacatatacagtatatttcggGTTGAGGGTTTCAATTTTGCAAAAGCAACCCTCTGTATCTCAGATAACCCAACAGCTTTTTCCAAGTGTTTATTCAGATTCTAgaattgaaacatttttttttttgtattactgacTAAATAGTCATAATCTGTAAGTATTTTGGGTAATGCTTTCCATTGAGATTCTCtaaatacttacacataattacaatgtgattatgcatagttacaatgtacttaatgtgtaaatccttttgcatgatataaccctaaccccctcgcccttttctgatacaattaagCACTTGCATACTGTGGGTGAAAGAGAACAAATACCACTACAAAATAAGATAaggcaaaataaatcacaaaaataaacactcttTACAAGTGAGGGGTTTTCACCTGGGTCTGTATTCCTCTGACAGGGAGTGAAACGTTTCCTTTGTTCCCTAGACTCTCCGGACAGACCAGCGATCAGCCCATCGAGTGCAGTGAAGGAGGGAGCTCCCACGAGTTTAGCCTGCACTGCTCCAGCCCCGTGCCCAAGAGATCCTCCAGCCCTGGTGTGGAGCGACACTCTGAACGGGAGTGTGGAGATAGAGCAGGTTGAGCAGTTGGATGGGACCAAGGCTGTATCTTCTGTTCTGACGTTCACTGCCTCACATCTGCACCACAACAAGACCATCACATGCACTGCACAGTATCCAGTGGGGTCTGGAAATAAAAGTGCTGAAGAAGTCTCGACTCTTCATGTTCTCTGTAAGGCAATtctttaataatgaataataaactTCCAAATCTAAATAATATCTGCAAATAAAATCTGCAAATAatatctttaatatatatattgctttaatCTTATACCATAAATAGATTTTATACATTATAATCACAGTATAAGCATTGTAAACTACACTATTACTTTTAGCACTGTAAAATGATTGCTTTTACTGTAGTAATCTTTAAAGTTGTTGGCTAACAAACTGTTTTCTCTTTCAGATTCACCGAAGAACACATCGGTTTTAATAAACCCTTCTGGTGAAATACATGaaggagatcatgtgacactgagctgcagcagcaatgCAAACCCAGCAGTGAGCTGCTACACCTGGTTTGAAGTGAAGGGAGATAATATCACAGAGAAAAGTGCTGAACAGTACCTCACTTTTACTGACATTAACCCGAGTGACAGTGGACTGTACTACTGTGAAGCGAGGAATAAGCATGGGGCAGAGAACTCGAGAGCCGTGCAGCTGAATGTAGCATGTATGTATCTTCAATTTCATTGGGTATGGTTATTACTGTATACAAGATaacaagaacacattttaaaattaaatggcATTATACAGCATACCTCACAGTGTAAATGAAAAACACTTAACTATCAGATTAGCACATTGTAAAACTGTACACATATCATTATATCAGCATGCAAAGCTGCTTGTGAATTTGACATTGTCATCTACATCCCTAAAACCTCAAACATGCAGACGTTCGTGAGAAATCACAGCAAGCCCTTGTGTAGTAtttatatgtcttttttttttatttgatgttatATCTGACCAAAACATTGTACGTGTTCATAAACAGACAAGGTAGAAGAAAAGGATGATCAGAAAAATAACCCTTatacaaatttactgtggtataccatggcAAAAGCATTAACAGCATagtaaaccatggtaaaagcaaTAACATTAGAAATCAGTGCTGTAAATGGTATGGTAATCACAGTAAAAGCAGACgcccagggcgactcacaatcgtaaacaaaaatacatttcaacaggaCAGTTAAAGATACATTTGTATCTTTAATTTCATTGGGTATGGTTATCAGTTGACGTATATAAGataaaaagaacacattttaatattagccttCCATACCCAAGATACCCTGCAGTATGGCTAAAAATGAAAAGACATCTGTGCATTAGATGCCTATACGTCATATCTGTGTGTTGCTATTTGCAGGCATGCCACAGATTTCACATGAATCCAGTTGCTCAAAAGATGATACCGAAAGCATTACCTGCATTTGTGTGAGCCGTGGGAGTCCATCACCGATCACTGAATGGAGGATTGCTGGAAATAAACTGGAAAACAACACAGATAGAGGGAGCATCAGTAACTCAAAGTTAGAAGACCACACAATGAGAAGCACACTCATCCTGCTGAAGCCGTTGGCTAAAAATGAGGCTATACAGTGTCTGAGTAAAAACCGCATTGGCACTGCAAGCTTCCAGTTCCATGTGTTCCATGAACAGAAGGAAGGTAAGAAGCATTCTGAATGAAAAGAAGGAAGGCAAGAAACATTCTAAATGTGCTTTGAAGCATTCTAAAGTCCTTTGAAACATTCTCAATGTCCTACGTTAACTGTCCTGCATTGTTCCCTCGAAATCCATTCTCCAGATATTTCATGATAAATGGAAGTAATGTTAATgctttaattgtgaaatatcttgaaatccctgtgttttagactgtgaaatgccatgaaataaataCAGCCCAGACTATAACATGTGCTTACTGTTGTGTGTATGCAGTGGCAGTGCACAGCAGGTGAGATATTCTCGGGTCCCGTGATCGAGACATTTCTTTTCTTCCATGAGCTGCCATGCTTATTGtcaagttgtttttttcacaggTGCAGAAAAGCAGATCCATTTCCTGTCCGCTGTCTACGGGGGGTTTGCTTGTGCTGCAGTATTACTGCTGGGGTTTGGCTTTTCCAAATGTGTAAAAAAGTAAGTTaacttctaaaaatgtaaatcaagcaaatacaatcatattattatttgtttcttaacagacgcccttatccagggcgacttacaattgtta
This window encodes:
- the LOC131709161 gene encoding sialoadhesin-like isoform X2, with the translated sequence MIATEKLLLISCLFQGIICNTFEAFMPQRIKALRGSCVLIPCTFTIEERLESVMVEPARGIWMTSHYFRDIVFDSSRHYSENTLKAELLGKVTNKNCTTIIHHLKTSDSKSYFFRAEPPNFTFYRSVLLEVADSPDRPAISPSSAVKEGAPTSLACTAPAPCPRDPPALVWSDTLNGSVEIEQVEQLDGTKAVSSVLTFTASHLHHNKTITCTAQYPVGSGNKSAEEVSTLHVLYSPKNTSVLINPSGEIHEGDHVTLSCSSNANPAVSCYTWFEVKGDNITEKSAEQYLTFTDINPSDSGLYYCEARNKHGAENSRAVQLNVACMPQISHESSCSKDDTESITCICVSRGSPSPITEWRIAGNKLENNTDRGSISNSKLEDHTMRSTLILLKPLAKNEAIQCLSKNRIGTASFQFHVFHEQKEGAEKQIHFLSAVYGGFACAAVLLLGFGFSKCVKKLMKSRSTARPKREDTAALTEVNGLDLSSPQDEEENAIYANRPAATEDHQQGGQEENLHYASIDYSKLKPGNQESGTKHASQYSTEYSEVKRPGTAGSEREVTDPPIEENEYAEMKGCPAKNRENTAAKSVSTEESDYAEVRRCHTSPE